A stretch of Verrucomicrobiota bacterium DNA encodes these proteins:
- a CDS encoding WXG100 family type VII secretion target: MAQAIMDPEEVRRFAEELKRFNLDVQNRIASLQARFAALGDTWQDQEHAKFSDEFKNTIKALKKFVEVSNQHTPYLLRKAQRIEDYLKQR; encoded by the coding sequence ATGGCACAGGCAATCATGGACCCGGAGGAAGTGCGGCGATTCGCCGAGGAACTGAAGCGCTTCAACCTCGACGTGCAAAACCGCATCGCTTCGCTGCAGGCGCGGTTCGCCGCGTTGGGTGACACCTGGCAGGACCAGGAGCACGCCAAGTTCTCCGACGAATTCAAGAACACGATCAAGGCGCTGAAGAAGTTCGTGGAGGTTTCCAATCAACACACGCCCTACCTGTTGCGCAAAGCCCAACGCATCGAGGATTACCTGAAACAGCGTTGA
- a CDS encoding ATP-binding protein has translation MSSHASVAKTLEQLNSLKTTIRDFADREEKLNREFSTESARLRQRLKQTAEERQAVSAAELAKADEFFQAETQRIQSRFDQRKSWISQIHKATKQRRLEQIESEQGRRTFEVQRDLLQTDRGLEPSLQETEAAFEAFTNELAAERESLVVLERRVRSAVRGYGKFRRMLSRTPEVDLAQDHNRLLELFRARASETRDKLRELRRSPLQFLFRFSPLWFLVLLMLLIGTALVPALKHFGIDSISDRAAAFGAAAGLVVILFLYFISRRLIAPGATAIATAFAQARALFDACEQKSVTGLQQEMERIKTEADDRTQSLQADWKQNVRRAAELRAEATIKIDTKAKRALDKNEELRAARLALLEREQPGRVAAVKQAAETRKREFESRQKEQEQQLGAKYEIHWQTLEAEWKGKLQPIFEAISAAQSISEKLFPEWSSASWKDWNPPSEFAHAVKFGRLDVDVTKLTETFPRNKHLTIPGPTNFNLPLLLTFPEQGSLLFETKNSGREQVITALNNIILRLLSVAPPGRVNFSILDPLELGQNFAGIMHLADYEDRLINGRIWTKTDQIEQQLANLNEHIEKVTQMYLRNEYATIAEYNEQAGRIAEKFHFLVVADFPTNFSEVAAKRLLSIAVSGPRCGVYTLIHWDQRKLAPTEFVPEELRKSSVCIQAKGNEFTLAGQPLDGTTLRLDLPPSAVLATEFLHKVGRASIDSNRVEMPFAEVAPPESQLWSEDTTTEIRVPIGRTGATKLQYLALGKGTRQHALIAGKTGSGKSTLFHVMITNLALWCSPDQVEFYLVDFKKGVEFKCYATSRLPHARVVAIESDREFGLSVLQRVDEELKRRGDLFRKLSVQDIAGYKKAGGTEPIPRTLLLIDEFQEFFVEDDRVSQTAALLLDRIVRQGRAFGIHVLLGSQTLGGAYTLARATLGQMVVRIALQCNEADAYLIMDENNGAPRLLSRPGEAIYNDTAGTLEGNSPFQIVWLPDEVRETYLDKVRHRADRDAKAHPAPIVFEGNAPAHVEENDALRRLLEGESIKPVAAPRAWLGAPNSIKGPTEATFKRQSGNNLLIVGQRDEAALALLAVSLVSLAAQHPRGSARFILFDSDPPDSPHRRFLDKVVHAIPHEISFAGNAEVDEIMTGLAQEMEKRGDPEYAAKAPAIYLFIHDLQRFKKLRHEEDFGISTDDAGGGPNPGIIFNKLICEGTSLGFHVICTSDTVNNVNRFLSRKALSEFEMRVLFQMSANDSAVLIDSPKANNLGLHRAIFFNEQEGHLEMFRPYALPENGWIDETGKNLARLVG, from the coding sequence GTGAGTAGCCATGCCAGCGTAGCGAAGACGCTCGAACAGTTGAACAGTTTGAAGACGACGATCCGCGATTTCGCTGACCGGGAGGAGAAACTCAATCGTGAGTTTTCCACTGAGAGCGCGAGACTCCGTCAGCGTCTCAAGCAAACCGCCGAGGAGCGCCAGGCGGTGTCCGCAGCGGAACTTGCCAAAGCCGATGAGTTCTTCCAAGCCGAGACGCAGAGAATCCAATCCCGCTTCGACCAGCGAAAATCCTGGATCAGCCAGATCCACAAGGCGACAAAGCAACGCCGGCTGGAGCAGATTGAGAGCGAGCAGGGAAGGCGGACGTTCGAGGTCCAACGCGATCTCCTGCAAACCGACCGCGGCCTGGAACCGAGCTTGCAGGAAACCGAAGCGGCGTTCGAAGCGTTCACGAATGAACTCGCCGCTGAGCGCGAGTCTTTGGTCGTCCTTGAACGGCGCGTACGAAGTGCCGTTCGCGGATACGGTAAATTTCGCCGGATGCTATCGAGAACGCCGGAGGTCGATCTTGCTCAAGACCACAATCGGCTCTTGGAACTCTTTCGCGCGCGCGCCAGCGAAACCAGGGACAAGCTGAGAGAGCTTCGAAGGTCGCCGCTGCAGTTCTTGTTTCGTTTTTCCCCTCTGTGGTTTCTCGTTCTGCTGATGCTGTTGATCGGCACGGCGCTGGTGCCTGCCCTCAAGCATTTCGGAATCGATTCCATCAGTGATCGCGCGGCGGCTTTCGGCGCGGCTGCCGGTCTGGTCGTCATTCTTTTTCTTTACTTCATCAGCCGGCGGCTGATTGCGCCGGGCGCCACTGCCATCGCCACGGCTTTCGCTCAGGCGCGAGCACTGTTTGACGCCTGTGAACAAAAATCCGTGACTGGGCTTCAGCAGGAAATGGAGCGAATCAAAACGGAAGCCGATGACCGGACGCAGTCGCTTCAGGCCGATTGGAAACAAAACGTGAGGCGTGCCGCGGAGTTGCGGGCGGAGGCGACCATCAAAATCGACACGAAAGCGAAACGCGCTTTGGACAAGAACGAGGAACTTCGCGCCGCCAGGCTCGCGCTTTTGGAACGCGAGCAACCGGGCCGTGTCGCCGCTGTGAAGCAGGCCGCCGAAACCCGGAAGCGTGAATTCGAGAGCCGCCAGAAGGAGCAGGAGCAACAGCTCGGAGCGAAATACGAAATCCATTGGCAGACGTTGGAAGCTGAATGGAAGGGAAAGCTTCAACCCATCTTCGAGGCCATCAGCGCGGCACAGTCCATCTCCGAAAAGCTTTTCCCGGAGTGGAGTTCGGCTTCGTGGAAGGATTGGAATCCGCCGTCGGAGTTCGCTCACGCGGTGAAATTCGGCAGGTTGGACGTGGACGTGACCAAGCTCACCGAGACCTTTCCGCGAAACAAGCATCTCACGATTCCCGGCCCGACAAATTTCAATCTCCCATTGCTGCTCACGTTTCCAGAGCAAGGTTCGCTGCTGTTCGAGACCAAGAACTCAGGCCGTGAACAAGTGATTACAGCGCTCAACAACATTATCCTGCGCCTCCTTTCGGTCGCGCCACCGGGTCGCGTGAACTTTTCCATCCTCGACCCCTTGGAACTCGGCCAGAACTTCGCGGGCATCATGCATCTCGCGGATTACGAGGACCGTCTCATCAATGGCCGCATCTGGACCAAGACCGACCAGATTGAGCAACAACTCGCGAACCTGAACGAGCACATCGAGAAGGTCACGCAGATGTATCTCCGCAACGAATACGCAACCATCGCGGAATACAACGAGCAGGCGGGCCGCATCGCGGAGAAATTTCATTTCCTCGTCGTCGCGGATTTTCCGACGAACTTCAGCGAGGTGGCGGCCAAACGTCTCCTCAGCATCGCGGTCAGCGGTCCGCGCTGCGGTGTTTATACCTTGATCCATTGGGACCAACGGAAGCTCGCGCCGACGGAGTTTGTGCCGGAGGAACTCCGCAAGAGCAGTGTGTGCATTCAGGCGAAAGGTAATGAGTTCACGTTGGCCGGTCAGCCACTCGATGGAACGACTTTGCGTCTTGATTTGCCACCCAGCGCGGTGTTGGCAACGGAGTTCCTTCACAAAGTTGGCCGCGCGAGCATCGATTCCAACCGCGTGGAAATGCCGTTTGCCGAAGTCGCTCCACCCGAATCTCAACTCTGGAGTGAGGACACAACGACCGAAATCCGCGTTCCGATTGGCCGCACCGGGGCGACCAAATTGCAATACCTCGCCCTCGGCAAGGGCACGCGACAGCACGCGCTCATCGCCGGCAAGACCGGGTCAGGCAAATCCACGTTGTTCCACGTGATGATCACCAACCTCGCGTTGTGGTGCAGTCCCGATCAGGTCGAGTTTTATCTGGTGGACTTCAAGAAGGGCGTCGAGTTCAAGTGCTACGCAACGAGCCGTCTTCCGCACGCGCGGGTCGTCGCCATCGAGAGCGACCGTGAGTTTGGATTGAGCGTGCTTCAGCGGGTGGACGAAGAATTAAAACGCCGTGGGGATTTGTTTCGGAAACTCAGCGTTCAAGACATCGCGGGCTACAAGAAAGCGGGCGGCACCGAGCCGATTCCCCGGACGCTCCTCCTCATCGACGAATTCCAGGAATTCTTCGTCGAGGATGATCGCGTTTCGCAAACGGCGGCGCTGCTGCTCGACCGGATCGTCCGGCAAGGCCGCGCGTTCGGCATCCACGTGCTGCTCGGATCGCAGACGCTCGGCGGCGCTTACACGCTCGCGCGCGCCACCCTCGGTCAAATGGTCGTCCGCATTGCGCTCCAGTGTAATGAAGCCGACGCCTACCTCATCATGGACGAGAACAACGGCGCGCCGCGCCTCCTCTCACGTCCCGGCGAAGCCATCTACAACGACACCGCCGGCACTCTCGAAGGCAACAGCCCCTTCCAAATCGTCTGGTTGCCAGACGAGGTGCGCGAGACTTATCTGGACAAGGTGCGCCATCGCGCCGATCGGGATGCGAAGGCGCACCCGGCTCCCATCGTCTTCGAAGGGAACGCGCCTGCGCATGTTGAGGAGAACGACGCGCTCCGCCGCTTGTTGGAAGGCGAGTCCATCAAACCGGTGGCTGCGCCGCGCGCCTGGCTCGGCGCGCCCAACTCCATCAAAGGCCCGACCGAAGCGACGTTCAAACGGCAAAGCGGGAACAACCTCCTCATCGTCGGCCAACGCGACGAAGCTGCGCTCGCTCTGCTGGCCGTCTCACTCGTTTCGCTGGCGGCGCAACATCCGCGCGGGAGCGCCCGTTTCATTCTCTTCGACAGTGACCCGCCGGATTCGCCGCATCGGCGCTTCCTTGATAAAGTTGTTCACGCCATCCCGCACGAAATCTCTTTCGCTGGTAACGCGGAGGTTGATGAGATCATGACCGGTCTCGCGCAGGAAATGGAAAAGCGCGGCGATCCCGAATACGCCGCCAAAGCGCCGGCGATCTACCTGTTCATCCACGACCTGCAACGGTTCAAGAAGCTGCGCCATGAAGAGGACTTCGGCATTTCGACCGACGATGCAGGTGGTGGTCCGAATCCCGGCATCATTTTCAACAAACTCATTTGCGAAGGAACGAGTCTGGGCTTTCACGTCATCTGCACCAGCGACACTGTCAACAATGTAAACCGCTTCCTCAGCCGGAAAGCTCTGAGCGAATTCGAAATGCGGGTTCTCTTCCAGATGAGCGCCAATGATTCGGCGGTGCTCATCGACTCGCCGAAGGCGAACAACCTCGGCCTCCATCGCGCGATCTTCTTTAACGAGCAGGAAGGCCACCTCGAAATGTTCCGTCCCTACGCGCTGCCGGAGAATGGTTGGATTGATGAAACCGGCAAGAATCTGGCGCGGCTGGTTGGCTAA
- a CDS encoding prohibitin family protein — MNPSFLPKIIGAGVLVFVLIIASATTTYVVQPGTRGIKVTLGKAADQFLPEGFGFKAPFITMIVPVNVRQKTQSVRAECFSSDLQQVILDLRVLYRVPEASVVQIYKQFAGDPFDSLIAPRVQEALKEVTALLTAEEIVKSREEIKQKALAAAKQKIGVMLTVEDIVIRNIELSKELEHAIEAKMVAEQQAAQARFTQLQTQVEAETAVISARGEGEAIKVRGEALKLNPAFLRLKIVERWDGKSPLVVPADVNNTGAALLLPLGPAEKPSPP, encoded by the coding sequence ATGAACCCCTCGTTCCTGCCTAAGATTATCGGCGCCGGGGTGCTGGTGTTCGTGCTAATCATTGCGAGTGCCACCACCACTTATGTCGTCCAACCGGGGACGCGCGGCATCAAGGTCACGCTCGGCAAGGCGGCGGACCAGTTCCTGCCAGAAGGGTTTGGGTTCAAAGCGCCGTTCATCACGATGATCGTGCCGGTGAACGTCCGGCAAAAGACGCAGTCCGTTCGCGCCGAATGTTTTTCGTCCGACTTGCAACAGGTCATCCTTGATTTACGCGTGCTTTATCGCGTGCCGGAGGCGTCGGTCGTGCAGATTTACAAGCAATTTGCCGGGGACCCGTTCGACAGCCTTATCGCGCCGCGTGTGCAGGAGGCGCTCAAGGAAGTTACTGCGCTGCTGACGGCCGAGGAAATCGTCAAGAGCCGCGAGGAAATCAAACAGAAGGCGCTCGCGGCAGCGAAACAGAAAATCGGCGTCATGCTGACGGTGGAGGATATCGTCATCCGCAACATTGAGCTTTCCAAGGAACTGGAACACGCCATTGAGGCGAAGATGGTGGCCGAACAACAGGCCGCGCAGGCGCGCTTCACGCAATTGCAGACGCAAGTGGAAGCCGAGACCGCGGTCATCAGCGCGCGCGGCGAAGGGGAAGCGATCAAGGTGCGCGGCGAAGCGCTCAAGTTAAACCCGGCCTTCCTGCGACTGAAGATTGTCGAGCGCTGGGACGGCAAATCACCACTGGTTGTCCCTGCGGACGTGAACAACACCGGGGCCGCGCTGTTGCTGCCGCTTGGCCCGGCGGAAAAACCGTCCCCACCATGA
- the mutS gene encoding DNA mismatch repair protein MutS gives MSAEAQLTPMMAQYRRIKSELPKDALLLFRLGDFYEMFFEDAKDGSQLLNLSLTARNGVPMCGLPFHAANGYIARILKAGRKVAICDQTEDAKPGKLVKREVTQILSPGTHFDERLLAAERNNFLAAVYPNGKIFGLALVDLTTGDFLTTELESDAALLAELERLRPAEIIYPGEASAVGDLLRGRNAQSLTPSLSPSDGERVAKPGEGFVTSKSNFGWIVSDYDDWTFAPETALYTVREHFKVASLDGFGLKDRTAAIGAAGGALHYLAQNLRRDVKHLTRLSFYHRSDFLALDYTTLRHLEILEPLHHDAPRNSSLYGALNKTLTPMGARLLRSWLSQPLAAVEPIRRRQEAVQTFIENTPGLDACRAQLTSVRDLERTVGRLSSGSGNARDLVALRMALEQIPAVKRILNDLVAADVRRLTLKDESQSLLTSAATDELKDAHPANLVEELNAQLTEAPDLVELIGHAIVDEPPLAVKEGGMIRDGFDTNLDELRNAQRGGKDWIAKLQADEITATGISSLKVRFNSVFGYYIEVTKANLDKVPAHYHRKQTVANGERYITPELKEMEGKILGAEERSVKLEYELFQRVREEVLAQMARIQQSAAALAQLDVLASFAETARLHSYCRPQVGGEGVLQILDGRHPVLEQQLVEERFVPNDTTLGVVANATAFGVPPLGGSAGEVGHTMPPKGGTPYPQIALITGPNMAGKSTYIRQVALITLLAHTGSFVPAAEARIDLVDRIFTRIGASDDLARGQSTFMVEMTETANILNNATPRSLIVLDEIGRGTSTFDGLSLAWSIVEHLHNAVGAKTLFATHYHELTELAQRLPRLKNFNVAVREWRDSIVFLRKIVEGGTDKSYGIHVARLAGVPKDVLERAKQILVNLEESELTPEGTVRQSPRRQQDRDKLRQLAPPPQLDLFG, from the coding sequence ATGTCCGCCGAAGCACAACTCACTCCCATGATGGCGCAGTATCGCCGCATCAAGAGCGAACTGCCCAAGGACGCGCTGCTCTTGTTCCGCCTCGGCGATTTCTACGAAATGTTTTTCGAGGACGCCAAGGACGGCTCGCAGTTGCTCAACCTCTCGCTCACTGCGCGCAACGGCGTCCCGATGTGCGGTCTGCCGTTTCACGCGGCCAACGGTTACATCGCGCGCATCCTCAAAGCCGGACGGAAGGTCGCCATTTGCGATCAAACCGAGGACGCGAAACCCGGCAAGCTCGTCAAACGCGAAGTCACCCAAATCCTCAGTCCGGGAACGCATTTCGACGAGCGGCTGCTTGCCGCTGAACGCAACAACTTTCTTGCCGCCGTGTATCCGAACGGAAAAATCTTCGGCCTCGCGCTGGTGGATTTAACCACCGGCGATTTCCTGACGACGGAACTGGAATCCGACGCCGCGCTGCTCGCGGAACTGGAACGGCTGCGCCCGGCGGAAATTATTTATCCAGGTGAGGCAAGCGCGGTAGGTGATTTGTTGCGAGGACGAAATGCGCAGTCCCTCACCCCGTCCCTCTCCCCATCGGATGGGGAGAGGGTGGCGAAGCCGGGTGAGGGGTTCGTCACTTCCAAATCCAACTTTGGCTGGATCGTGAGCGACTACGACGACTGGACGTTCGCGCCCGAGACTGCGCTTTACACGGTGCGCGAGCATTTCAAGGTCGCGTCGCTCGACGGCTTCGGGCTGAAGGATCGCACCGCCGCCATTGGCGCGGCGGGCGGGGCGTTGCATTACCTCGCGCAGAATTTGCGTCGCGACGTGAAGCATCTCACGCGGCTTTCGTTTTATCATCGCAGCGATTTTCTTGCACTCGATTACACCACGTTGCGGCATCTGGAAATTCTCGAACCGCTCCATCATGACGCTCCGCGTAACTCATCGCTTTATGGCGCGCTGAACAAGACGCTCACGCCGATGGGCGCGCGGTTGTTGCGTAGTTGGCTTTCGCAACCGCTCGCCGCCGTTGAACCGATCCGCCGCCGGCAGGAAGCCGTGCAGACGTTCATCGAAAACACCCCGGGGCTGGACGCTTGCCGCGCGCAGCTCACGAGCGTTCGTGATCTGGAGCGCACCGTTGGCCGGCTCAGTTCTGGCAGTGGCAACGCCCGTGATCTCGTGGCGTTACGCATGGCGCTGGAGCAGATTCCGGCGGTGAAGCGAATCCTCAATGATCTCGTAGCAGCCGACGTAAGGAGGCTCACTCTGAAGGATGAAAGTCAGAGCCTCCTTACGTCGGCTGCTACGGACGAATTGAAGGACGCTCACCCCGCCAACTTGGTTGAAGAATTGAACGCTCAACTGACCGAAGCGCCCGACCTCGTGGAGTTGATTGGGCACGCCATCGTGGACGAGCCGCCGCTGGCGGTGAAGGAAGGCGGTATGATTCGCGACGGCTTCGACACGAATCTCGACGAATTACGGAACGCCCAACGCGGCGGCAAGGATTGGATCGCCAAGCTGCAGGCGGATGAGATCACGGCCACGGGAATTTCGTCGCTCAAAGTGCGCTTCAATTCCGTCTTCGGTTACTACATTGAAGTCACCAAGGCAAACCTCGACAAAGTTCCGGCGCATTACCACCGCAAGCAGACCGTCGCAAACGGCGAGCGCTACATCACGCCCGAGTTGAAGGAGATGGAGGGCAAAATCCTCGGCGCGGAGGAGCGCAGCGTGAAGCTGGAATACGAACTCTTCCAACGCGTGCGCGAGGAAGTACTGGCGCAGATGGCGCGCATCCAGCAGAGCGCCGCCGCACTCGCACAACTCGACGTGCTGGCGTCGTTCGCCGAAACCGCACGGCTGCATAGCTATTGCCGTCCGCAGGTTGGCGGTGAAGGTGTGTTGCAAATCCTCGACGGACGGCATCCGGTCTTGGAGCAGCAATTGGTGGAGGAGCGCTTCGTCCCGAATGATACGACATTGGGTGTGGTGGCGAACGCCACAGCGTTTGGAGTTCCGCCTTTAGGCGGTTCGGCGGGCGAGGTAGGTCACACGATGCCGCCTAAAGGCGGGACTCCTTACCCCCAAATCGCGCTCATCACCGGGCCGAACATGGCGGGCAAATCCACTTATATCCGGCAGGTCGCGCTGATCACGTTGCTCGCGCACACGGGAAGTTTTGTGCCGGCGGCGGAAGCGCGGATTGATCTCGTGGATCGAATCTTCACCCGCATTGGCGCGAGCGACGACCTCGCGCGCGGGCAAAGCACCTTCATGGTCGAAATGACCGAGACGGCGAACATCTTAAACAACGCCACACCGCGCAGTCTCATCGTGCTCGACGAAATCGGGCGCGGCACGAGCACGTTCGATGGGCTGAGCCTCGCCTGGAGCATTGTCGAGCATCTGCACAACGCCGTCGGTGCGAAGACGCTCTTCGCGACGCATTATCACGAGCTGACCGAACTCGCCCAGCGTCTGCCGCGGCTGAAAAACTTCAACGTGGCCGTGCGCGAGTGGCGCGATTCGATTGTGTTCCTGCGCAAGATCGTCGAAGGCGGCACGGACAAGAGCTACGGCATCCACGTCGCGCGCCTAGCCGGCGTACCGAAAGACGTGTTGGAACGTGCGAAACAAATCTTGGTGAATCTCGAGGAGTCCGAACTGACGCCGGAAGGCACAGTGCGCCAATCCCCACGCCGCCAGCAAGACCGCGACAAGCTCAGGCAACTCGCCCCGCCGCCGCAGTTGGATTTGTTTGGCTGA
- a CDS encoding prohibitin family protein, with product MSPQGVMRLIGVAILIFCIVIMAASGTYVVHPGYRGVQVTMGKVSPAFKPDGFGLKSPFITTIHPISIRQQTAEDKAECYSSDLQQIQIELRVLFRIPESSVVKLFQEYYGEPFDSLVAPRVHEAVKEVTALESAEQIVKNREQIKTRALELARKKVGTLLVIEDIVIQNIALTKELEQAIEAKMVQEQDASKSKYLQQRAQIEADTSVIKAKGEAESIRIRGQALKENPTYIDLQIVDKWDGLTPLIIGGSDNFVLPLQDLERLRELKRNANTPKSAPAAGRRPNPR from the coding sequence ATGAGTCCACAGGGCGTCATGCGGTTAATCGGCGTCGCTATCCTGATTTTTTGCATCGTCATTATGGCAGCCTCAGGCACGTACGTCGTGCATCCAGGTTATCGTGGCGTGCAGGTGACAATGGGGAAGGTTTCACCCGCCTTCAAACCCGACGGCTTCGGACTCAAGTCGCCGTTCATCACCACGATTCATCCAATTTCCATCCGCCAACAGACCGCCGAGGACAAGGCGGAATGTTATTCGTCCGACCTGCAGCAGATTCAGATCGAACTGCGCGTGCTGTTTCGCATTCCCGAAAGCTCCGTGGTGAAGTTGTTCCAGGAGTATTACGGCGAGCCGTTCGACAGTCTCGTCGCGCCGCGGGTGCATGAGGCGGTCAAGGAGGTAACCGCGTTGGAGAGCGCGGAGCAAATCGTAAAGAACCGCGAGCAAATCAAAACGCGCGCGCTCGAGCTTGCCCGAAAGAAGGTCGGCACGCTGCTGGTCATCGAGGACATCGTCATCCAAAACATCGCACTCACGAAGGAACTCGAACAAGCGATCGAAGCCAAGATGGTACAGGAACAGGACGCCTCGAAGTCGAAGTATCTCCAGCAGCGCGCGCAGATCGAAGCCGATACCTCCGTCATCAAGGCCAAAGGCGAAGCCGAGTCCATCCGCATCCGCGGCCAGGCGTTGAAGGAGAATCCAACTTACATCGATTTGCAGATCGTGGACAAATGGGACGGCCTCACTCCGTTGATCATCGGCGGCAGCGATAATTTCGTGCTCCCGTTGCAGGACCTCGAACGCCTCCGCGAATTAAAGCGCAATGCCAACACCCCGAAATCCGCGCCCGCCGCCGGGCGGCGCCCGAACCCCCGCTAA
- a CDS encoding trypsin-like peptidase domain-containing protein: MNSVRFLRGSWWCSGLFLPLITLALTGCFAPKATLRSSGKLETYRKVYLAPIENDPRSVHPRILSRLKQSGFEVVEMKKDGPPLESQGSGFVLTPEGQLLTCAHVLEGQTNATVWIQSKRYVGRVVTMDTNLDLALITVDGAHDPFRPLPFASDTNYHMGQDAYTMGFPLAEVLGTAPRLNKGLISSTVGMEDNPKQLQVSAEVQPGSSGAPLLNERGEAIGIVAATLNPMNVLARTGGNLPQNVNFAIKAGPIHEFLATANITLPAAAENQKSGFEEAKASLALVRGGIVEEADLKQPALLCRYVYASIWDVWFRFRVFHIEFYDLKKGEWVLKAGQYGDNMFSSEDGVLDRTFEEICAKFFPERPNPFKGTKTKPKPEPKPSS; the protein is encoded by the coding sequence ATGAATAGCGTGCGCTTTTTGCGGGGGAGCTGGTGGTGCAGTGGGTTGTTCCTGCCTCTGATCACGCTTGCCTTGACCGGTTGCTTCGCGCCCAAGGCGACGCTCCGTTCATCGGGAAAGCTGGAGACGTATCGCAAGGTATATCTGGCTCCCATTGAAAACGATCCGCGCTCAGTCCACCCGCGCATTTTGTCGCGGCTCAAACAGTCGGGATTTGAGGTCGTGGAAATGAAGAAAGACGGCCCGCCGTTGGAATCACAGGGCAGCGGTTTCGTCCTCACACCCGAAGGCCAACTGCTGACTTGCGCGCATGTGCTGGAAGGTCAGACCAACGCCACCGTGTGGATCCAAAGCAAACGTTACGTTGGTCGAGTCGTGACGATGGATACGAATCTTGACCTTGCGTTAATCACGGTGGACGGCGCACACGACCCGTTTCGTCCATTGCCCTTCGCCTCTGACACGAACTATCACATGGGCCAGGACGCCTACACGATGGGATTTCCGCTGGCCGAAGTCCTGGGCACCGCTCCGCGCCTGAACAAAGGGCTGATCAGTTCGACGGTCGGCATGGAGGACAATCCCAAGCAACTCCAGGTCTCGGCAGAAGTCCAACCCGGCAGCAGCGGCGCGCCGCTTTTGAACGAGCGCGGAGAAGCGATTGGGATCGTCGCCGCCACCCTAAACCCGATGAACGTCCTTGCGCGCACGGGCGGCAACCTCCCGCAAAACGTCAACTTCGCCATCAAAGCCGGCCCCATCCACGAGTTTCTTGCTACTGCGAACATCACGCTGCCAGCCGCCGCGGAAAACCAAAAGAGCGGGTTCGAGGAGGCCAAAGCCTCGCTCGCATTGGTGCGCGGCGGGATCGTCGAAGAGGCGGACTTGAAACAACCAGCGCTCCTGTGTCGCTACGTCTATGCCAGCATCTGGGATGTGTGGTTTCGATTTCGCGTGTTTCACATCGAATTCTACGACCTGAAGAAAGGGGAGTGGGTGCTGAAAGCCGGCCAGTACGGCGACAACATGTTCAGTTCGGAAGACGGCGTGCTCGACCGCACGTTCGAAGAGATTTGTGCGAAGTTCTTTCCGGAGCGCCCCAATCCATTCAAAGGCACGAAGACCAAGCCCAAGCCCGAGCCGAAGCCATCCAGTTGA